One window of the Suricata suricatta isolate VVHF042 chromosome 7, meerkat_22Aug2017_6uvM2_HiC, whole genome shotgun sequence genome contains the following:
- the MAK gene encoding serine/threonine-protein kinase MAK isoform X4 has translation MNRYTTMRQLGDGTYGSVLMGKSNESGELVAIKRMKRKFYSWDECMNLREVKSLKKLNHANVIKLKEVIRENDHLYFIFEYMKENLYQLMKDRNKLFPESVIRNIMYQILQGLAFIHKHGFFHRDMKPENLLCMGPELVKIADFGLARELRSQPPYTDYVSTRWYRAPEVLLRSSVYSSPIDVWAVGSIMAELYTLRPLFPGTSEVDEIFKICQVLGTPKKSDWPEGHQLASSMNFRFPQCVPINLKTLIPNASHEAIQLMMEMLNWDPKKRPTASQALKHPYFQVGQVLGPSSHHLELKPSLNSKQVQPPESKPSMVDLEPKPLPDINDQTVRQPPMKNSHQPLQSIQLLQNTGVPPAPRQQNQQKQPQMLFPSIVKNMPAKPNGTLGHKSARRRWGQMVFKSGDSWEEFEDYDLGASHSKKPSMDVFKDRKKDSPFWLTESVPSASHHSAGENKSFPAAVSLKSDSELSTASTAKQYYLKQSRYLPGVNPKNVSLVTSGKDTNPYTWSNQLFPKSLGPMGAELAFKRSNAV, from the exons gatGAAGAGAAAGTTCTATTCTTGGGATGAATGTATGAACCTGAGAGAagttaag TCTCTGAAGAAGCTCAACCACGCCAACGTGATCAAACTTAAAGAAGTTATCAGAGAAAATGACcatctctattttatatttgaatatatgaaagaaaaccTCTATCAATTAATGAAAGACAG AAACAAGCTGTTCCCTGAGTCAGTCATAAGAAATATTATGTATCAAATATTACAAGGACTGGCATTCATCCATAAACATG GATTTTTTCATAGGGATATGAAACCAGAAAACTTGCTTTGCATGGGTCCAGAACTTGTAAAAATCGCGGATTTTGGACTTGCAAGAGAATTAAGATCTCAGCCACCATATACTGATTATGTATCCACCAGATG GTATCGTGCTCCTGAAGTTTTATTACGATCTTCAGTTTATAGCTCTCCCATTGATGTGTGGGCTGTAGGGAGTATAATGGCTGAACTATATACATTAAGACCACTTTTCCCAGGGACAAGTGAGGTCGACGAAATCTTTAAGATTTGCCAAGTTTTAGGGACTCCCAAAAAA AGTGACTGGCCAGAAGGGCACCAGCTTGCATCCTCAATGAACTTCCGCTTTCCCCAGTGTGTTCCTATAAACTTAAAGACTCTTATTCCCAATGCCAGTCATGAGGCTATTCAGCTAATGATGGAAATGTTGAACTGGGATCCAAAGAAGCGGCCAACAGCAAGCCAG GCACTGAAACACCCATATTTTCAAGTTGGTCAAGTATTAGGTCCCTCCTCACATCATCTGGAATTGAAACCATCTTTAAATAGCAAGCAGGTGCAGCCACCAGAATCGAAGCCGTCCATGGTTGATCTAGAGCCTAAGCCTCTGCCGGACATAAATGATCAGACTGTCAGACAGCCCCCGATGAAAAATAGCCACCAGCCACTGCAGTCCATCCAGCTGCTGCAGAACACAGGTGTCCCGCCAGCGCCAAGGCAGCAGAATCAGCAGAAACAGCCGCAGATGCTATTTCCAAGCATCGTCAAAAACATGCCAGCC AAGCCAAATGGCACACTGGGTCACAAAAGTGCTAGGAGGCGTTGGGGTCAGATGGTGTTCAAGTCTGGAGACAGCTGGGAAGAGTTTGAGGACTATGACCTTGGAGCCTCCCATTCCAAGAAGCCAAGCATGGATGTattcaaagacaggaaaaaagattCTCCATTCTG GCTTACAGAGTCGGTGCCCTCAGCCTCCCACCACTCAGCAGGGGAAAACAAGAGCTTCCCCGCTGCCGTTTCCCTGAAATCGGATTCAGAACTGTCAACTGCTTCCACCGCTAAGCAGTACTACTTGAAGCAATCAAGATACCTTCCAG GTGTAAATCCCAAGAATGTGTCCTTGGTGACCAGTGGAAAGGATACTAACCCATATACTTGGAGTAATCAGTTATTTCCTAAGTCACTGGGACCCATGGGGGCAGAACTTGCTTTCAAAAGGAGTAATGCAG TGTAA
- the MAK gene encoding serine/threonine-protein kinase MAK isoform X3, with protein sequence MNRYTTMRQLGDGTYGSVLMGKSNESGELVAIKRMKRKFYSWDECMNLREVKSLKKLNHANVIKLKEVIRENDHLYFIFEYMKENLYQLMKDRNKLFPESVIRNIMYQILQGLAFIHKHGFFHRDMKPENLLCMGPELVKIADFGLARELRSQPPYTDYVSTRWYRAPEVLLRSSVYSSPIDVWAVGSIMAELYTLRPLFPGTSEVDEIFKICQVLGTPKKSDWPEGHQLASSMNFRFPQCVPINLKTLIPNASHEAIQLMMEMLNWDPKKRPTASQALKHPYFQVGQVLGPSSHHLELKPSLNSKQVQPPESKPSMVDLEPKPLPDINDQTVRQPPMKNSHQPLQSIQLLQNTGVPPAPRQQNQQKQPQMLFPSIVKNMPAKPNGTLGHKSARRRWGQMVFKSGDSWEEFEDYDLGASHSKKPSMDVFKDRKKDSPFWLTESVPSASHHSAGENKSFPAAVSLKSDSELSTASTAKQYYLKQSRYLPGNLGSYATYNQSGYIPSFLKKEVGSAGQRIHLAPLGATASDVPADGDRRKEYSWNTKPSRGQFSGPTYNPTAKNLNIVTRAQPVPSVHGRTDWVAKYGGHR encoded by the exons gatGAAGAGAAAGTTCTATTCTTGGGATGAATGTATGAACCTGAGAGAagttaag TCTCTGAAGAAGCTCAACCACGCCAACGTGATCAAACTTAAAGAAGTTATCAGAGAAAATGACcatctctattttatatttgaatatatgaaagaaaaccTCTATCAATTAATGAAAGACAG AAACAAGCTGTTCCCTGAGTCAGTCATAAGAAATATTATGTATCAAATATTACAAGGACTGGCATTCATCCATAAACATG GATTTTTTCATAGGGATATGAAACCAGAAAACTTGCTTTGCATGGGTCCAGAACTTGTAAAAATCGCGGATTTTGGACTTGCAAGAGAATTAAGATCTCAGCCACCATATACTGATTATGTATCCACCAGATG GTATCGTGCTCCTGAAGTTTTATTACGATCTTCAGTTTATAGCTCTCCCATTGATGTGTGGGCTGTAGGGAGTATAATGGCTGAACTATATACATTAAGACCACTTTTCCCAGGGACAAGTGAGGTCGACGAAATCTTTAAGATTTGCCAAGTTTTAGGGACTCCCAAAAAA AGTGACTGGCCAGAAGGGCACCAGCTTGCATCCTCAATGAACTTCCGCTTTCCCCAGTGTGTTCCTATAAACTTAAAGACTCTTATTCCCAATGCCAGTCATGAGGCTATTCAGCTAATGATGGAAATGTTGAACTGGGATCCAAAGAAGCGGCCAACAGCAAGCCAG GCACTGAAACACCCATATTTTCAAGTTGGTCAAGTATTAGGTCCCTCCTCACATCATCTGGAATTGAAACCATCTTTAAATAGCAAGCAGGTGCAGCCACCAGAATCGAAGCCGTCCATGGTTGATCTAGAGCCTAAGCCTCTGCCGGACATAAATGATCAGACTGTCAGACAGCCCCCGATGAAAAATAGCCACCAGCCACTGCAGTCCATCCAGCTGCTGCAGAACACAGGTGTCCCGCCAGCGCCAAGGCAGCAGAATCAGCAGAAACAGCCGCAGATGCTATTTCCAAGCATCGTCAAAAACATGCCAGCC AAGCCAAATGGCACACTGGGTCACAAAAGTGCTAGGAGGCGTTGGGGTCAGATGGTGTTCAAGTCTGGAGACAGCTGGGAAGAGTTTGAGGACTATGACCTTGGAGCCTCCCATTCCAAGAAGCCAAGCATGGATGTattcaaagacaggaaaaaagattCTCCATTCTG GCTTACAGAGTCGGTGCCCTCAGCCTCCCACCACTCAGCAGGGGAAAACAAGAGCTTCCCCGCTGCCGTTTCCCTGAAATCGGATTCAGAACTGTCAACTGCTTCCACCGCTAAGCAGTACTACTTGAAGCAATCAAGATACCTTCCAG GAAATCTTGGAAGTTACGCTACTTACAATCAGTCAGGATATAtcccttcctttctcaaaaaagaagtgGGGTCAGCTGGCCAGAGGATACACTTAGCACCTCTCGGAGCAACAGCTTCAG ATGTTCCTGCAGATGGTGATAGGaggaaag AATATTCCTGGAACACAAAACCCAGTCGGGGGCAGTTTTCAGGACCTACTTACAATCCTACGGCCAAGAATCTCAATATTGTGACCCGTGCACAGCCGGTCCCCTCAGTGCACGGAAGAACGGACTGGGTGGCCAAGTATGGAGGCCACCGGTAG
- the MAK gene encoding serine/threonine-protein kinase MAK isoform X5, which produces MNRYTTMRQLGDGTYGSVLMGKSNESGELVAIKRMKRKFYSWDECMNLREVKSLKKLNHANVIKLKEVIRENDHLYFIFEYMKENLYQLMKDRNKLFPESVIRNIMYQILQGLAFIHKHGFFHRDMKPENLLCMGPELVKIADFGLARELRSQPPYTDYVSTRWYRAPEVLLRSSVYSSPIDVWAVGSIMAELYTLRPLFPGTSEVDEIFKICQVLGTPKKSDWPEGHQLASSMNFRFPQCVPINLKTLIPNASHEAIQLMMEMLNWDPKKRPTASQALKHPYFQVGQVLGPSSHHLELKPSLNSKQVQPPESKPSMVDLEPKPLPDINDQTVRQPPMKNSHQPLQSIQLLQNTGVPPAPRQQNQQKQPQMLFPSIVKNMPAKPNGTLGHKSARRRWGQMVFKSGDSWEEFEDYDLGASHSKKPSMDVFKDRKKDSPFWLTESVPSASHHSAGENKSFPAAVSLKSDSELSTASTAKQYYLKQSRYLPDFYFYYMQLPSSNGDTLGGAQSFHTGT; this is translated from the exons gatGAAGAGAAAGTTCTATTCTTGGGATGAATGTATGAACCTGAGAGAagttaag TCTCTGAAGAAGCTCAACCACGCCAACGTGATCAAACTTAAAGAAGTTATCAGAGAAAATGACcatctctattttatatttgaatatatgaaagaaaaccTCTATCAATTAATGAAAGACAG AAACAAGCTGTTCCCTGAGTCAGTCATAAGAAATATTATGTATCAAATATTACAAGGACTGGCATTCATCCATAAACATG GATTTTTTCATAGGGATATGAAACCAGAAAACTTGCTTTGCATGGGTCCAGAACTTGTAAAAATCGCGGATTTTGGACTTGCAAGAGAATTAAGATCTCAGCCACCATATACTGATTATGTATCCACCAGATG GTATCGTGCTCCTGAAGTTTTATTACGATCTTCAGTTTATAGCTCTCCCATTGATGTGTGGGCTGTAGGGAGTATAATGGCTGAACTATATACATTAAGACCACTTTTCCCAGGGACAAGTGAGGTCGACGAAATCTTTAAGATTTGCCAAGTTTTAGGGACTCCCAAAAAA AGTGACTGGCCAGAAGGGCACCAGCTTGCATCCTCAATGAACTTCCGCTTTCCCCAGTGTGTTCCTATAAACTTAAAGACTCTTATTCCCAATGCCAGTCATGAGGCTATTCAGCTAATGATGGAAATGTTGAACTGGGATCCAAAGAAGCGGCCAACAGCAAGCCAG GCACTGAAACACCCATATTTTCAAGTTGGTCAAGTATTAGGTCCCTCCTCACATCATCTGGAATTGAAACCATCTTTAAATAGCAAGCAGGTGCAGCCACCAGAATCGAAGCCGTCCATGGTTGATCTAGAGCCTAAGCCTCTGCCGGACATAAATGATCAGACTGTCAGACAGCCCCCGATGAAAAATAGCCACCAGCCACTGCAGTCCATCCAGCTGCTGCAGAACACAGGTGTCCCGCCAGCGCCAAGGCAGCAGAATCAGCAGAAACAGCCGCAGATGCTATTTCCAAGCATCGTCAAAAACATGCCAGCC AAGCCAAATGGCACACTGGGTCACAAAAGTGCTAGGAGGCGTTGGGGTCAGATGGTGTTCAAGTCTGGAGACAGCTGGGAAGAGTTTGAGGACTATGACCTTGGAGCCTCCCATTCCAAGAAGCCAAGCATGGATGTattcaaagacaggaaaaaagattCTCCATTCTG GCTTACAGAGTCGGTGCCCTCAGCCTCCCACCACTCAGCAGGGGAAAACAAGAGCTTCCCCGCTGCCGTTTCCCTGAAATCGGATTCAGAACTGTCAACTGCTTCCACCGCTAAGCAGTACTACTTGAAGCAATCAAGATACCTTCCAG atttttacttttactatATGCAGCTGCCTTCTTCCAATGGAGACACCCTTGGGGGCGCCCAGAGTTTCCACACGGGCACTTGA
- the MAK gene encoding serine/threonine-protein kinase MAK isoform X1 yields the protein MNRYTTMRQLGDGTYGSVLMGKSNESGELVAIKRMKRKFYSWDECMNLREVKSLKKLNHANVIKLKEVIRENDHLYFIFEYMKENLYQLMKDRNKLFPESVIRNIMYQILQGLAFIHKHGFFHRDMKPENLLCMGPELVKIADFGLARELRSQPPYTDYVSTRWYRAPEVLLRSSVYSSPIDVWAVGSIMAELYTLRPLFPGTSEVDEIFKICQVLGTPKKSDWPEGHQLASSMNFRFPQCVPINLKTLIPNASHEAIQLMMEMLNWDPKKRPTASQALKHPYFQVGQVLGPSSHHLELKPSLNSKQVQPPESKPSMVDLEPKPLPDINDQTVRQPPMKNSHQPLQSIQLLQNTGVPPAPRQQNQQKQPQMLFPSIVKNMPAKPNGTLGHKSARRRWGQMVFKSGDSWEEFEDYDLGASHSKKPSMDVFKDRKKDSPFWLTESVPSASHHSAGENKSFPAAVSLKSDSELSTASTAKQYYLKQSRYLPGVNPKNVSLVTSGKDTNPYTWSNQLFPKSLGPMGAELAFKRSNAGNLGSYATYNQSGYIPSFLKKEVGSAGQRIHLAPLGATASDVPADGDRRKEYSWNTKPSRGQFSGPTYNPTAKNLNIVTRAQPVPSVHGRTDWVAKYGGHR from the exons gatGAAGAGAAAGTTCTATTCTTGGGATGAATGTATGAACCTGAGAGAagttaag TCTCTGAAGAAGCTCAACCACGCCAACGTGATCAAACTTAAAGAAGTTATCAGAGAAAATGACcatctctattttatatttgaatatatgaaagaaaaccTCTATCAATTAATGAAAGACAG AAACAAGCTGTTCCCTGAGTCAGTCATAAGAAATATTATGTATCAAATATTACAAGGACTGGCATTCATCCATAAACATG GATTTTTTCATAGGGATATGAAACCAGAAAACTTGCTTTGCATGGGTCCAGAACTTGTAAAAATCGCGGATTTTGGACTTGCAAGAGAATTAAGATCTCAGCCACCATATACTGATTATGTATCCACCAGATG GTATCGTGCTCCTGAAGTTTTATTACGATCTTCAGTTTATAGCTCTCCCATTGATGTGTGGGCTGTAGGGAGTATAATGGCTGAACTATATACATTAAGACCACTTTTCCCAGGGACAAGTGAGGTCGACGAAATCTTTAAGATTTGCCAAGTTTTAGGGACTCCCAAAAAA AGTGACTGGCCAGAAGGGCACCAGCTTGCATCCTCAATGAACTTCCGCTTTCCCCAGTGTGTTCCTATAAACTTAAAGACTCTTATTCCCAATGCCAGTCATGAGGCTATTCAGCTAATGATGGAAATGTTGAACTGGGATCCAAAGAAGCGGCCAACAGCAAGCCAG GCACTGAAACACCCATATTTTCAAGTTGGTCAAGTATTAGGTCCCTCCTCACATCATCTGGAATTGAAACCATCTTTAAATAGCAAGCAGGTGCAGCCACCAGAATCGAAGCCGTCCATGGTTGATCTAGAGCCTAAGCCTCTGCCGGACATAAATGATCAGACTGTCAGACAGCCCCCGATGAAAAATAGCCACCAGCCACTGCAGTCCATCCAGCTGCTGCAGAACACAGGTGTCCCGCCAGCGCCAAGGCAGCAGAATCAGCAGAAACAGCCGCAGATGCTATTTCCAAGCATCGTCAAAAACATGCCAGCC AAGCCAAATGGCACACTGGGTCACAAAAGTGCTAGGAGGCGTTGGGGTCAGATGGTGTTCAAGTCTGGAGACAGCTGGGAAGAGTTTGAGGACTATGACCTTGGAGCCTCCCATTCCAAGAAGCCAAGCATGGATGTattcaaagacaggaaaaaagattCTCCATTCTG GCTTACAGAGTCGGTGCCCTCAGCCTCCCACCACTCAGCAGGGGAAAACAAGAGCTTCCCCGCTGCCGTTTCCCTGAAATCGGATTCAGAACTGTCAACTGCTTCCACCGCTAAGCAGTACTACTTGAAGCAATCAAGATACCTTCCAG GTGTAAATCCCAAGAATGTGTCCTTGGTGACCAGTGGAAAGGATACTAACCCATATACTTGGAGTAATCAGTTATTTCCTAAGTCACTGGGACCCATGGGGGCAGAACTTGCTTTCAAAAGGAGTAATGCAG GAAATCTTGGAAGTTACGCTACTTACAATCAGTCAGGATATAtcccttcctttctcaaaaaagaagtgGGGTCAGCTGGCCAGAGGATACACTTAGCACCTCTCGGAGCAACAGCTTCAG ATGTTCCTGCAGATGGTGATAGGaggaaag AATATTCCTGGAACACAAAACCCAGTCGGGGGCAGTTTTCAGGACCTACTTACAATCCTACGGCCAAGAATCTCAATATTGTGACCCGTGCACAGCCGGTCCCCTCAGTGCACGGAAGAACGGACTGGGTGGCCAAGTATGGAGGCCACCGGTAG
- the MAK gene encoding serine/threonine-protein kinase MAK isoform X2, with the protein MNRYTTMRQLGDGTYGSVLMGKSNESGELVAIKRMKRKFYSWDECMNLREVKSLKKLNHANVIKLKEVIRENDHLYFIFEYMKENLYQLMKDRNKLFPESVIRNIMYQILQGLAFIHKHGFFHRDMKPENLLCMGPELVKIADFGLARELRSQPPYTDYVSTRWYRAPEVLLRSSVYSSPIDVWAVGSIMAELYTLRPLFPGTSEVDEIFKICQVLGTPKKSDWPEGHQLASSMNFRFPQCVPINLKTLIPNASHEAIQLMMEMLNWDPKKRPTASQALKHPYFQVGQVLGPSSHHLELKPSLNSKQVQPPESKPSMVDLEPKPLPDINDQTVRQPPMKNSHQPLQSIQLLQNTGVPPAPRQQNQQKQPQMLFPSIVKNMPAKPNGTLGHKSARRRWGQMVFKSGDSWEEFEDYDLGASHSKKPSMDVFKDRKKDSPFWLTESVPSASHHSAGENKSFPAAVSLKSDSELSTASTAKQYYLKQSRYLPGVNPKNVSLVTSGKDTNPYTWSNQLFPKSLGPMGAELAFKRSNAGNLGSYATYNQSGYIPSFLKKEVGSAGQRIHLAPLGATASEYSWNTKPSRGQFSGPTYNPTAKNLNIVTRAQPVPSVHGRTDWVAKYGGHR; encoded by the exons gatGAAGAGAAAGTTCTATTCTTGGGATGAATGTATGAACCTGAGAGAagttaag TCTCTGAAGAAGCTCAACCACGCCAACGTGATCAAACTTAAAGAAGTTATCAGAGAAAATGACcatctctattttatatttgaatatatgaaagaaaaccTCTATCAATTAATGAAAGACAG AAACAAGCTGTTCCCTGAGTCAGTCATAAGAAATATTATGTATCAAATATTACAAGGACTGGCATTCATCCATAAACATG GATTTTTTCATAGGGATATGAAACCAGAAAACTTGCTTTGCATGGGTCCAGAACTTGTAAAAATCGCGGATTTTGGACTTGCAAGAGAATTAAGATCTCAGCCACCATATACTGATTATGTATCCACCAGATG GTATCGTGCTCCTGAAGTTTTATTACGATCTTCAGTTTATAGCTCTCCCATTGATGTGTGGGCTGTAGGGAGTATAATGGCTGAACTATATACATTAAGACCACTTTTCCCAGGGACAAGTGAGGTCGACGAAATCTTTAAGATTTGCCAAGTTTTAGGGACTCCCAAAAAA AGTGACTGGCCAGAAGGGCACCAGCTTGCATCCTCAATGAACTTCCGCTTTCCCCAGTGTGTTCCTATAAACTTAAAGACTCTTATTCCCAATGCCAGTCATGAGGCTATTCAGCTAATGATGGAAATGTTGAACTGGGATCCAAAGAAGCGGCCAACAGCAAGCCAG GCACTGAAACACCCATATTTTCAAGTTGGTCAAGTATTAGGTCCCTCCTCACATCATCTGGAATTGAAACCATCTTTAAATAGCAAGCAGGTGCAGCCACCAGAATCGAAGCCGTCCATGGTTGATCTAGAGCCTAAGCCTCTGCCGGACATAAATGATCAGACTGTCAGACAGCCCCCGATGAAAAATAGCCACCAGCCACTGCAGTCCATCCAGCTGCTGCAGAACACAGGTGTCCCGCCAGCGCCAAGGCAGCAGAATCAGCAGAAACAGCCGCAGATGCTATTTCCAAGCATCGTCAAAAACATGCCAGCC AAGCCAAATGGCACACTGGGTCACAAAAGTGCTAGGAGGCGTTGGGGTCAGATGGTGTTCAAGTCTGGAGACAGCTGGGAAGAGTTTGAGGACTATGACCTTGGAGCCTCCCATTCCAAGAAGCCAAGCATGGATGTattcaaagacaggaaaaaagattCTCCATTCTG GCTTACAGAGTCGGTGCCCTCAGCCTCCCACCACTCAGCAGGGGAAAACAAGAGCTTCCCCGCTGCCGTTTCCCTGAAATCGGATTCAGAACTGTCAACTGCTTCCACCGCTAAGCAGTACTACTTGAAGCAATCAAGATACCTTCCAG GTGTAAATCCCAAGAATGTGTCCTTGGTGACCAGTGGAAAGGATACTAACCCATATACTTGGAGTAATCAGTTATTTCCTAAGTCACTGGGACCCATGGGGGCAGAACTTGCTTTCAAAAGGAGTAATGCAG GAAATCTTGGAAGTTACGCTACTTACAATCAGTCAGGATATAtcccttcctttctcaaaaaagaagtgGGGTCAGCTGGCCAGAGGATACACTTAGCACCTCTCGGAGCAACAGCTTCAG AATATTCCTGGAACACAAAACCCAGTCGGGGGCAGTTTTCAGGACCTACTTACAATCCTACGGCCAAGAATCTCAATATTGTGACCCGTGCACAGCCGGTCCCCTCAGTGCACGGAAGAACGGACTGGGTGGCCAAGTATGGAGGCCACCGGTAG
- the MAK gene encoding serine/threonine-protein kinase MAK isoform X6 codes for MNRYTTMRQLGDGTYGSVLMGKSNESGELVAIKRMKRKFYSWDECMNLREVKSLKKLNHANVIKLKEVIRENDHLYFIFEYMKENLYQLMKDRNKLFPESVIRNIMYQILQGLAFIHKHGFFHRDMKPENLLCMGPELVKIADFGLARELRSQPPYTDYVSTRWYRAPEVLLRSSVYSSPIDVWAVGSIMAELYTLRPLFPGTSEVDEIFKICQVLGTPKKSDWPEGHQLASSMNFRFPQCVPINLKTLIPNASHEAIQLMMEMLNWDPKKRPTASQALKHPYFQVGQVLGPSSHHLELKPSLNSKQVQPPESKPSMVDLEPKPLPDINDQTVRQPPMKNSHQPLQSIQLLQNTGVPPAPRQQNQQKQPQMLFPSIVKNMPAKPNGTLGHKSARRRWGQMVFKSGDSWEEFEDYDLGASHSKKPSMDVFKDRKKDSPFWLTESVPSASHHSAGENKSFPAAVSLKSDSELSTASTAKQYYLKQSRYLPGVNPKNVSLVTSGKDTNPYTWSNQLFPKSLGPMGAELAFKRSNAEESIIKPIEKLSCNESFPEKLEDPQGNLGSYATYNQSGYIPSFLKKEVGSAGQRIHLAPLGATASDVPADGDRRKEYSWNTKPSRGQFSGPTYNPTAKNLNIVTRAQPVPSVHGRTDWVAKYGGHR; via the exons gatGAAGAGAAAGTTCTATTCTTGGGATGAATGTATGAACCTGAGAGAagttaag TCTCTGAAGAAGCTCAACCACGCCAACGTGATCAAACTTAAAGAAGTTATCAGAGAAAATGACcatctctattttatatttgaatatatgaaagaaaaccTCTATCAATTAATGAAAGACAG AAACAAGCTGTTCCCTGAGTCAGTCATAAGAAATATTATGTATCAAATATTACAAGGACTGGCATTCATCCATAAACATG GATTTTTTCATAGGGATATGAAACCAGAAAACTTGCTTTGCATGGGTCCAGAACTTGTAAAAATCGCGGATTTTGGACTTGCAAGAGAATTAAGATCTCAGCCACCATATACTGATTATGTATCCACCAGATG GTATCGTGCTCCTGAAGTTTTATTACGATCTTCAGTTTATAGCTCTCCCATTGATGTGTGGGCTGTAGGGAGTATAATGGCTGAACTATATACATTAAGACCACTTTTCCCAGGGACAAGTGAGGTCGACGAAATCTTTAAGATTTGCCAAGTTTTAGGGACTCCCAAAAAA AGTGACTGGCCAGAAGGGCACCAGCTTGCATCCTCAATGAACTTCCGCTTTCCCCAGTGTGTTCCTATAAACTTAAAGACTCTTATTCCCAATGCCAGTCATGAGGCTATTCAGCTAATGATGGAAATGTTGAACTGGGATCCAAAGAAGCGGCCAACAGCAAGCCAG GCACTGAAACACCCATATTTTCAAGTTGGTCAAGTATTAGGTCCCTCCTCACATCATCTGGAATTGAAACCATCTTTAAATAGCAAGCAGGTGCAGCCACCAGAATCGAAGCCGTCCATGGTTGATCTAGAGCCTAAGCCTCTGCCGGACATAAATGATCAGACTGTCAGACAGCCCCCGATGAAAAATAGCCACCAGCCACTGCAGTCCATCCAGCTGCTGCAGAACACAGGTGTCCCGCCAGCGCCAAGGCAGCAGAATCAGCAGAAACAGCCGCAGATGCTATTTCCAAGCATCGTCAAAAACATGCCAGCC AAGCCAAATGGCACACTGGGTCACAAAAGTGCTAGGAGGCGTTGGGGTCAGATGGTGTTCAAGTCTGGAGACAGCTGGGAAGAGTTTGAGGACTATGACCTTGGAGCCTCCCATTCCAAGAAGCCAAGCATGGATGTattcaaagacaggaaaaaagattCTCCATTCTG GCTTACAGAGTCGGTGCCCTCAGCCTCCCACCACTCAGCAGGGGAAAACAAGAGCTTCCCCGCTGCCGTTTCCCTGAAATCGGATTCAGAACTGTCAACTGCTTCCACCGCTAAGCAGTACTACTTGAAGCAATCAAGATACCTTCCAG GTGTAAATCCCAAGAATGTGTCCTTGGTGACCAGTGGAAAGGATACTAACCCATATACTTGGAGTAATCAGTTATTTCCTAAGTCACTGGGACCCATGGGGGCAGAACTTGCTTTCAAAAGGAGTAATGCAG AGGAAAGCATAATTAAACCAATTGAAAAACTATCATGCAATGAAAGTTTTCCTGAAAAATTAGAGGACCCACAAG GAAATCTTGGAAGTTACGCTACTTACAATCAGTCAGGATATAtcccttcctttctcaaaaaagaagtgGGGTCAGCTGGCCAGAGGATACACTTAGCACCTCTCGGAGCAACAGCTTCAG ATGTTCCTGCAGATGGTGATAGGaggaaag AATATTCCTGGAACACAAAACCCAGTCGGGGGCAGTTTTCAGGACCTACTTACAATCCTACGGCCAAGAATCTCAATATTGTGACCCGTGCACAGCCGGTCCCCTCAGTGCACGGAAGAACGGACTGGGTGGCCAAGTATGGAGGCCACCGGTAG